A stretch of Perognathus longimembris pacificus isolate PPM17 chromosome 1, ASM2315922v1, whole genome shotgun sequence DNA encodes these proteins:
- the Lcn12 gene encoding epididymal-specific lipocalin-12 isoform X1, with the protein MSPRAALWLLLGLPEILQGQTPSPRPAFTQMRGFQKDQFQGEWFVLGLAGNSYGKEDRALLRPFTTTIASDGAGRFQVSSAMKRGRRCDTWSYVMVPAAQPGQFSVESQGSPEHREDMRVMDTDYTKFALMLSLRHTTGNRTVIRISLLGRNWRLPSTVLDRFGCLALSQGLSKKDIVFPDMTDWLPHPHGC; encoded by the exons ATGAGCCCTCGCGCGGCCCTGTGGCTGCTGCTCGGCCTGCCGGAGATCCTGCAGGGCCAGACGCCCAGCCCCAGGCCGGCGTTCACGCAGATgaggggcttccagaaggacCAG TTCCAGGGGGAGTGGTTCGTCCTGGGCCTGGCGGGCAACAGCTACGGGAAGGAGGACCGGGCGCTGCTGCGGCCCTTCACCACCACCATCGCCTCGGACGGCGCCGGCCGCTTCCAGGTCTCCAGCGCCATGAAGCG GGGCAGGCGCTGCGACACCTGGTCCTACGTGATGGTGCCGGCCGCCCAGCCAGGGCAGTTCAGCGTGGAGAGCCAAG GCTCCCCGGAGCACCGAGAGGACATGCGGGTGATGGACACTGACTACACCAAGTTTGCCCTGATGCTGTCGCTGAGACACACCACAGGCAACCGGACCGTCATCAGAATCAGCCTCCTCG GCAGAAACTGGAGGCTGCCGTCCACGGTGCTGGACAGGTTTGGCTGCCTGGCCTTATCCCAGGGCCTCTCCAAGAAGGACATTGTGTTCCCAGATATGACTG ATTGGCTGCCGCACCCCCATGGCTGCTGA
- the C8g gene encoding complement component C8 gamma chain, giving the protein MLPRWAVLAVPVLLWAGALGQRPRKPPGPAPAVAALQPQAGFHSAQFAGQWLLVAVGSACRVLREQAHGAEATALHAAPRGAAMVVSTFRKLDGICWQVRQLYGDAGAPGRFQLRGARGPVHVVVADTDYRGFAILYVERARQLSVKLYARALPVSAAALGEFERRVAAAGLTEEQVVFFPTYGFCAAADQFHVLDEVRS; this is encoded by the exons ATGCTGCCCCGGTGGGCCGTGCTGGCCGTCCCCGTGCTCCTGTGGGCTGGCGCCCTGGGCCAGAGGCCTAGGAAgccgcccgggcccgcgcccgccgTCGCGGCCCTCCAGCCCCAGGCCGGGTTCCACAGCGCGCAG TTTGCAGGCCAGTGGCTCCTCGTGGCCGTGGGCTCCGCTTGCCGCGTCCTGCGGGAGCAGGCCCACGGGGCTGAGGCCACCGCCCTGCACGCGGCGCCCCGGGGGGCGGCCATGGTCGTCAGCACCTTCCGGAAGCT AGACGGGATCTGCTGGCAGGTGCGCCAGCTCTACGGAGACGCGGGCGCCCCGGGCCGCTTCCAGCTCCGag GCGCCCGGGGGCCCGTGCACGTGGTGGTGGCCGACACCGACTACCGGGGCTTCGCCATCCTGTACGTGGAGCGGGCGCGGCAGCTGTCGGTGAAGCTGTACG cccgcgcCCTGCCCGTGAGCGCCGCCGCCCTGGGGGAGTTCGAGCGGCGCGTGGCGGCGGCCGGCCTGACGGAGGAGCAGGTCGTGTTCTTCCCCACGTACG GTTTCTGTGCGGCCGCGGACCAGTTCCACGTCCTGGACG AGGTGAGGAGCTGA
- the Lcn12 gene encoding epididymal-specific lipocalin-12 isoform X2, producing the protein MSPRAALWLLLGLPEILQGQTPSPRPAFTQMRGFQKDQGEWFVLGLAGNSYGKEDRALLRPFTTTIASDGAGRFQVSSAMKRGRRCDTWSYVMVPAAQPGQFSVESQGSPEHREDMRVMDTDYTKFALMLSLRHTTGNRTVIRISLLGRNWRLPSTVLDRFGCLALSQGLSKKDIVFPDMTDWLPHPHGC; encoded by the exons ATGAGCCCTCGCGCGGCCCTGTGGCTGCTGCTCGGCCTGCCGGAGATCCTGCAGGGCCAGACGCCCAGCCCCAGGCCGGCGTTCACGCAGATgaggggcttccagaaggacCAG GGGGAGTGGTTCGTCCTGGGCCTGGCGGGCAACAGCTACGGGAAGGAGGACCGGGCGCTGCTGCGGCCCTTCACCACCACCATCGCCTCGGACGGCGCCGGCCGCTTCCAGGTCTCCAGCGCCATGAAGCG GGGCAGGCGCTGCGACACCTGGTCCTACGTGATGGTGCCGGCCGCCCAGCCAGGGCAGTTCAGCGTGGAGAGCCAAG GCTCCCCGGAGCACCGAGAGGACATGCGGGTGATGGACACTGACTACACCAAGTTTGCCCTGATGCTGTCGCTGAGACACACCACAGGCAACCGGACCGTCATCAGAATCAGCCTCCTCG GCAGAAACTGGAGGCTGCCGTCCACGGTGCTGGACAGGTTTGGCTGCCTGGCCTTATCCCAGGGCCTCTCCAAGAAGGACATTGTGTTCCCAGATATGACTG ATTGGCTGCCGCACCCCCATGGCTGCTGA